Proteins co-encoded in one Microbacterium hydrocarbonoxydans genomic window:
- a CDS encoding DUF4194 domain-containing protein: protein MPEENLAEVDADDEVFIAPTAMEQDLEEHFPGDRGTLDPEIRRVLVHLLQRRFIAAERNPREWTLLRDHQHVIESRLNDIYLRLVMDHARGFAYKQQLRSDEVDMPVLLKDAPYSRAETLVLVHLRTVYQRESAAGEASVRIDIEDIEQTVLSYFAEADGGTAKQQRAIRSALDRLDREGIVQEETSGRYRITALVEVVLSAETLKELREWLRAQTAVSR from the coding sequence ATGCCTGAGGAGAATCTGGCCGAGGTCGACGCCGACGACGAGGTCTTCATCGCCCCCACGGCGATGGAGCAGGATCTCGAGGAGCATTTTCCCGGCGACCGGGGAACGCTCGATCCCGAGATCAGGCGTGTGCTGGTGCACCTGCTGCAACGCCGGTTCATCGCCGCGGAGCGGAACCCCCGCGAGTGGACACTGTTGCGCGATCACCAGCACGTCATCGAGTCCCGGTTGAACGACATCTATCTGAGGCTCGTCATGGACCATGCACGCGGTTTCGCGTACAAGCAGCAGCTGCGATCCGATGAGGTGGACATGCCCGTGCTGCTGAAGGACGCTCCCTACTCGCGGGCCGAGACACTGGTGCTCGTGCACCTGCGGACCGTCTATCAGCGGGAGTCCGCGGCCGGCGAAGCATCCGTGCGCATCGACATCGAAGACATCGAGCAGACCGTCCTCAGCTACTTCGCCGAGGCCGACGGCGGCACCGCGAAGCAGCAGCGCGCGATCCGCAGCGCTCTGGACCGACTCGACCGAGAGGGCATCGTGCAGGAGGAGACCAGCGGGCGCTATCGCATCACCGCTCTCGTCGAGGTCGTGCTGAGCGCGGAGACCCTCAAGGAGCTCCGCGAATGGTTGCGCGCACAGACGGCGGTGTCGCGATGA
- the pdxY gene encoding pyridoxal kinase PdxY has protein sequence MKVLSIQSAVAYGHVGNSAAVFPLQRIGVEVLPVYTVNFSNHTGYGAWRGPLISPDDVREVITGIEDRGVFGEIDAVLSGYQGGEGIGDVIIDAVARVKAANPDAVYACDPVMGNAKSGCFVAPAIPILLREKVVPAADIITPNQFELGFLTGTEPDTLESTLASVDLATAMGPRTVLVTSVERPDREEGTIEMLVADRTGAWIVQTPRLPMKANGSGDVTAALFTAHYVETGDAKVALERTASSVFDLLTATLESGARELQLVEAQEFYANPRMQFTARQVR, from the coding sequence ATGAAGGTCCTCTCCATCCAGTCCGCCGTCGCATACGGACATGTCGGAAACTCCGCCGCGGTCTTCCCGCTGCAGCGCATCGGCGTCGAGGTTCTGCCGGTCTACACGGTCAACTTCTCGAACCACACCGGCTACGGCGCCTGGCGCGGTCCACTCATCTCGCCCGATGACGTCCGCGAGGTGATCACAGGCATCGAGGACCGCGGCGTGTTCGGCGAGATCGATGCGGTGCTGAGCGGCTACCAGGGCGGCGAGGGCATCGGCGACGTGATCATCGACGCCGTGGCGCGCGTCAAGGCCGCCAACCCCGACGCCGTGTACGCCTGCGACCCCGTGATGGGCAATGCGAAGTCCGGATGCTTCGTCGCCCCCGCGATCCCGATCCTGCTGCGCGAGAAGGTCGTTCCCGCCGCGGACATCATCACCCCGAACCAGTTCGAGCTCGGCTTCCTCACCGGCACCGAGCCCGACACGCTGGAGTCGACGCTCGCGTCGGTCGATCTCGCGACCGCGATGGGTCCCCGCACGGTTCTCGTCACGAGCGTCGAACGCCCCGACCGCGAAGAGGGCACGATCGAGATGCTCGTGGCCGATCGGACCGGAGCGTGGATCGTGCAGACGCCGCGCCTTCCGATGAAGGCCAACGGCTCCGGCGACGTCACGGCCGCCCTCTTCACGGCGCACTACGTCGAGACCGGCGACGCGAAGGTCGCTCTGGAACGCACGGCGTCCAGCGTCTTCGATCTGCTCACCGCGACGCTCGAGTCGGGTGCGCGCGAGCTGCAGCTCGTCGAGGCGCAGGAGTTCTATGCGAACCCGCGCATGCAGTTCACCGCACGTCAGGTGCGCTGA
- the pdxS gene encoding pyridoxal 5'-phosphate synthase lyase subunit PdxS: protein MTEQTTTGSSRVKRGLAEMLKGGVIMDVVTADQAKIAEDAGAVAVMALERVPADIRAQGGVSRMSDPDMIDSIIDAVSIPVMAKARIGHFVEAQVLQELGVDYIDESEVLSPADYVNHIDKYGFAVPFVCGATNLGEALRRINEGAAMIRSKGEAGTGDVSEAMKHIRKIRGEIAALTALPKDELFVAAKELQAPYELVAEIAETGTLPVVLFVAGGVATPADAAMMMQLGADGVFVGSGIFKSGNPAERAKAIVKATTFFDDAKVIAEVSRGLGEAMVGINVSDLPAPHRLAERGW, encoded by the coding sequence ATGACCGAACAGACCACCACCGGATCCTCGCGCGTCAAGCGCGGTCTCGCCGAGATGCTCAAGGGCGGCGTGATCATGGACGTGGTCACCGCCGACCAGGCCAAGATCGCCGAAGACGCCGGCGCGGTCGCCGTCATGGCACTGGAGCGGGTTCCCGCCGACATCCGCGCACAGGGCGGCGTCTCGCGCATGAGCGACCCCGACATGATCGACAGCATCATCGATGCCGTCTCGATCCCCGTCATGGCGAAGGCACGTATCGGCCACTTCGTCGAGGCGCAGGTGCTGCAGGAGCTCGGAGTCGACTACATCGACGAGTCCGAGGTGCTCTCGCCCGCCGACTACGTGAACCACATCGACAAGTACGGCTTCGCGGTCCCCTTCGTCTGCGGAGCCACCAACCTCGGCGAGGCGCTGCGTCGCATCAACGAGGGTGCCGCGATGATCCGCTCCAAGGGCGAGGCGGGCACGGGGGATGTCTCCGAGGCGATGAAGCACATCCGGAAGATCCGTGGTGAGATCGCCGCTCTCACCGCTCTCCCCAAGGACGAGCTGTTCGTCGCGGCGAAAGAGCTGCAGGCCCCCTACGAGCTCGTCGCCGAGATCGCCGAGACCGGCACGCTCCCCGTCGTACTGTTCGTCGCGGGCGGCGTCGCGACTCCGGCGGACGCCGCGATGATGATGCAGCTCGGCGCCGACGGGGTGTTCGTCGGCTCCGGCATCTTCAAGTCGGGCAACCCGGCCGAGCGAGCCAAGGCGATCGTCAAGGCGACGACGTTCTTCGACGACGCCAAGGTCATCGCCGAGGTCTCGCGCGGACTCGGCGAGGCGATGGTCGGCATCAACGTCTCCGACCTCCCCGCGCCGCACCGCCTGGCCGAGCGTGGCTGGTAG
- a CDS encoding DUF3375 domain-containing protein → MTGSRAEAAYSRAVAAFSTPTLDLLHGRFAPFVVASLTILFTADRASVPVADAHAELAEVLDELRGGDGDDDSRRLPSGSGRDVCRNWVRLGWLVQQIDDDVEVYRLSAHAVEALEISGRTGAGRTRVSNSRVRTLLDAVEHLSDSAEADPVRRLARLRAERDLLDIEISRIEESGRVDPPDDDELLEEAENVLHLARELPADFTRVAESLKAMQRDVVAHLRRDERPTGEVLREYLQRAQDVMQSTPEGRAFAGALRLIGDPDRIDALTEQLSGLLDQPFARMLDGSQRAELDAVGRRVELGVEEVLAAQRRASHVITGQVKTHDPLRDRQIDDLLRDVIAGLHGWSGSATVVDPVRSMPLVDLGHLRQTTSDIRPPRAPAPLADADDVDFVDGDTRAWGGPRYAELEEYVAGLGEEFDLAEAFRSVPDATRRPVDLLGLLEIAHRNGLTDAEGISTVDALRPDGTTRRFAFGTVVARSRREDEDA, encoded by the coding sequence GTGACTGGATCCCGAGCAGAGGCTGCGTATTCGCGCGCTGTCGCCGCATTCAGCACCCCGACGCTCGACCTTCTGCACGGGAGGTTCGCTCCGTTCGTCGTGGCGTCGCTCACGATCCTGTTCACTGCGGATCGCGCATCGGTGCCGGTCGCAGATGCCCACGCAGAGCTCGCCGAGGTGCTCGACGAGCTGCGCGGAGGCGACGGTGACGACGATTCCAGGCGCCTGCCCTCGGGCAGCGGCAGAGATGTCTGCCGGAACTGGGTCAGGCTCGGGTGGCTCGTGCAGCAGATCGATGACGACGTCGAGGTCTATCGGCTGTCGGCACACGCGGTCGAGGCGCTGGAGATCTCGGGCCGCACGGGCGCCGGGCGCACCCGTGTCTCCAACTCGCGCGTGCGCACGCTGCTCGATGCCGTCGAGCATCTCTCCGACAGCGCCGAGGCCGACCCCGTTCGCCGCCTCGCCCGTCTCCGCGCCGAACGCGACCTTCTCGACATCGAGATCTCCCGGATCGAGGAGTCGGGTCGAGTCGACCCGCCCGACGACGACGAGCTTCTCGAAGAGGCGGAGAACGTGCTGCATCTCGCCCGCGAGCTGCCCGCGGACTTCACGCGGGTCGCGGAGTCGCTGAAGGCCATGCAACGCGACGTCGTCGCGCACCTGCGTCGCGATGAGCGGCCCACCGGCGAAGTGCTCCGCGAGTACCTGCAGCGGGCGCAGGACGTGATGCAGTCGACGCCGGAAGGACGGGCGTTCGCGGGCGCCCTGCGACTGATCGGCGATCCGGATCGCATCGACGCGTTGACCGAGCAGCTCAGCGGCCTCCTGGACCAGCCTTTCGCCCGCATGCTCGACGGGTCGCAGCGCGCCGAGCTGGATGCTGTCGGGCGCCGCGTCGAGCTGGGCGTCGAAGAGGTGCTCGCCGCGCAACGTCGGGCTTCGCACGTCATCACCGGACAGGTGAAGACCCACGATCCGCTGCGCGACCGCCAGATCGACGATCTCTTGAGAGATGTCATCGCGGGCCTCCACGGCTGGTCGGGTTCGGCGACGGTCGTCGATCCGGTGCGCAGCATGCCTCTGGTGGACCTCGGACACCTGCGCCAGACCACGAGCGACATCCGACCGCCGCGTGCCCCCGCGCCACTCGCCGATGCCGACGACGTCGACTTCGTCGACGGCGACACGCGGGCGTGGGGCGGGCCGCGCTATGCCGAGCTCGAGGAGTACGTCGCGGGCCTGGGTGAAGAGTTCGATCTCGCCGAGGCGTTCCGCAGCGTGCCGGATGCCACGAGGCGGCCCGTGGACCTGCTCGGGCTCCTCGAGATCGCCCACCGCAACGGTCTCACCGACGCCGAGGGGATCTCGACGGTCGACGCTCTGCGACCAGACGGCACCACGCGTCGATTCGCCTTCGGAACGGTGGTCGCCCGCAGCAGGAGAGAGGATGAGGATGCCTGA
- a CDS encoding SbcC/MukB-like Walker B domain-containing protein yields MTMMDTLFGMIPSSSRGQQWVAEELQLINWGGYDGGPHRVRFSPDATLLCGGSGSGKSTLMDGYIALMMPHTTPFNGASNGGVTGRPRGDEQRNILSYGRGKIDESRTDEGTKLRVLRGDGDDTWSAVAMTWLDHDGSRFTAVRGWYIPADARTLEDTTRLRATIEGAFDLGRLEQAATLRLSDASARALGLEPLATDREFSARLHAVLGIGAAGSGAKAISLLARIQAGQQITTVDDLYKKLVLDEPETMATADAVVAHFDELESTRTRMLVAKQQVAALQPIRDIAARIDTAAERIRVVDEVGVFSDPASLAALWSAERRLDLLREVEGELRDRTRALQLALREKNALVDAAELEREGLLDVLRQSGGDRLDTAQRELRAVERRLDEVRRERVRFDAVVRELGAEVHTASQYEELLARLRDEQPEGGLRSARAAFADAESARRTAERELAQAREERERTEHLRGSIPAHLHESRALLAAAAGLAPDDLPFVGELVEVRTEFEPWREAFNLALGAFARTLLVDVADLERFRTAIESVRTPERINYEGVQTGLAESRPSDPRTLPGRLDHRTTPFTGWLQHRLDERFGYVCVDSSAELAAHPRALTLAGQVSQGDRGSHGGHGRANLLGFSNGRRLRDLDEQIAELEERRDAAADAAADAERRLDLLDVTAKARAKIEDLTWEQLDVDAVSAERSRWIGVQAEVSAEHPQIADLQSQADELRARAARLRDESARLGGELTLAQDRWVEVTDQVDVCQRIIDAADAAGLAVEERHRAFLDARFLGADTAVSVTASERLAQLDSALRTAATRLLEDRTAAAASHAEQREQMRRLMTGFLERWDTLTILPDPDESVAEFESILDALETNGLHELESEWRDSLLKLSGNDLTSLDSTLSRSLREIRNRIEPINRIMEELPFYDDDHRLQISPRENQSEARRRFRRELREVRGLIDAATSDAERENVYRRMSRLIARMRRTAPDFAELIDVRNHVRVSAERVHAVTREHVALYDHIGEKSGGESQELVAFIVGAALRYQLGDAGAERPRYAPVFMDEALIKADAHFTKRAIGAWRGLGFQLVIGAPNDKYSAIEPHVDVEYDILKDTRGRSWARPKVGLPTEAP; encoded by the coding sequence ATGACGATGATGGACACGCTCTTCGGCATGATCCCGTCGAGTTCCCGAGGACAGCAGTGGGTCGCCGAAGAGCTGCAGCTCATCAACTGGGGCGGCTACGACGGCGGGCCGCATCGAGTGCGGTTCTCACCTGATGCGACTCTGCTCTGCGGCGGATCGGGCTCGGGCAAGTCGACGCTGATGGACGGCTACATCGCCCTCATGATGCCGCACACGACCCCGTTCAACGGGGCATCCAACGGGGGAGTCACGGGGCGTCCGCGAGGCGACGAGCAGCGGAACATCCTGTCGTACGGTCGCGGAAAGATCGATGAGTCCCGCACCGACGAGGGCACGAAGCTCCGCGTGCTGCGCGGCGACGGCGACGATACCTGGAGCGCTGTCGCGATGACCTGGCTCGATCACGACGGATCGCGCTTCACAGCGGTGCGCGGCTGGTACATCCCCGCCGATGCCCGCACGCTCGAGGACACGACGCGGCTGCGCGCGACGATCGAGGGCGCGTTCGATCTCGGGCGCCTCGAGCAGGCGGCGACGCTGCGGTTGAGCGACGCATCTGCGCGTGCCCTCGGGCTGGAGCCTCTGGCGACGGACCGCGAGTTCTCTGCGCGTCTGCATGCGGTGCTCGGCATCGGTGCCGCCGGATCAGGGGCGAAGGCGATCAGCCTTCTCGCACGCATCCAGGCGGGTCAGCAGATCACCACGGTCGATGACCTCTACAAGAAGCTCGTGCTCGACGAGCCCGAGACCATGGCGACCGCTGACGCGGTCGTCGCCCACTTCGATGAGCTCGAGAGCACGCGCACTCGGATGCTGGTCGCCAAGCAGCAGGTCGCGGCTCTCCAGCCCATCCGCGACATCGCAGCGAGGATCGACACGGCGGCGGAGCGGATCCGGGTCGTGGACGAGGTCGGCGTCTTCTCCGATCCCGCTTCGCTCGCTGCGCTGTGGAGCGCGGAACGCCGGCTCGACCTGCTGCGGGAGGTCGAGGGGGAGCTGCGTGATCGGACGCGGGCCCTCCAGCTCGCCCTGCGCGAGAAGAACGCCCTGGTCGACGCCGCCGAACTCGAACGCGAGGGTCTCCTCGACGTCCTGCGCCAGTCGGGGGGTGATCGGCTCGACACCGCTCAGCGGGAGCTGCGCGCGGTCGAACGCCGTCTCGACGAGGTGCGACGGGAGCGTGTGCGGTTCGATGCCGTCGTGCGGGAGCTCGGCGCCGAGGTTCACACGGCGTCGCAGTACGAGGAGCTGCTCGCTCGACTGCGTGATGAGCAGCCGGAGGGAGGGCTCCGCAGCGCGCGTGCGGCCTTCGCCGACGCGGAGTCCGCGCGCAGGACGGCGGAACGCGAACTCGCTCAGGCGCGTGAGGAACGAGAGCGCACCGAGCATCTGCGCGGCAGCATTCCGGCGCACCTTCATGAGTCTCGCGCGCTGCTCGCCGCCGCGGCGGGGCTGGCGCCTGACGATCTGCCCTTCGTGGGAGAGCTCGTCGAGGTGCGTACCGAGTTCGAGCCCTGGCGAGAAGCCTTCAACTTGGCCCTCGGTGCTTTCGCACGCACGCTGCTCGTCGACGTCGCCGACCTCGAGCGATTCCGCACGGCGATCGAGTCGGTGCGCACTCCCGAGCGGATCAACTACGAAGGCGTGCAGACCGGTCTGGCCGAGTCGCGACCTTCCGACCCTCGCACGCTTCCCGGGCGGCTCGACCACAGGACGACCCCTTTCACCGGGTGGCTTCAGCACAGGCTCGACGAGCGGTTCGGGTATGTGTGCGTCGATTCCTCAGCCGAACTCGCCGCGCATCCACGTGCGCTGACGCTCGCCGGGCAGGTGTCGCAGGGCGACCGCGGTTCGCACGGCGGCCACGGTCGCGCGAATCTGCTCGGGTTCTCGAACGGGCGTCGTCTGCGCGATCTCGACGAGCAGATCGCGGAGCTCGAGGAGCGACGGGATGCCGCGGCCGACGCGGCCGCCGATGCGGAACGCCGCCTCGACCTCCTCGACGTCACCGCGAAGGCACGCGCCAAGATCGAGGACCTCACGTGGGAGCAGCTCGATGTGGATGCGGTCTCAGCCGAGCGGTCGAGGTGGATCGGCGTCCAGGCCGAGGTCTCCGCCGAGCATCCGCAGATCGCCGATCTCCAGTCCCAGGCAGACGAACTGCGCGCACGCGCGGCACGCCTGCGCGACGAGAGCGCCCGACTCGGCGGCGAACTCACGCTCGCCCAGGATCGCTGGGTCGAGGTCACCGATCAGGTCGACGTGTGTCAGCGGATCATCGACGCCGCCGACGCAGCCGGCCTCGCTGTCGAGGAGCGCCATCGCGCCTTCCTCGACGCGCGGTTCCTCGGCGCCGACACAGCGGTGAGTGTGACCGCATCCGAACGACTCGCGCAGCTGGATTCCGCGCTGCGAACCGCTGCGACACGTCTCCTCGAGGACCGCACGGCGGCCGCGGCCTCGCATGCCGAGCAGCGCGAGCAGATGCGTCGTCTGATGACGGGCTTCCTCGAGCGGTGGGACACGCTGACGATCCTGCCCGACCCCGATGAATCCGTCGCCGAGTTCGAATCGATCCTCGATGCGCTCGAGACCAACGGACTTCACGAACTCGAGTCGGAGTGGCGCGACAGTCTTCTCAAGCTCTCCGGAAACGATCTGACGAGCCTCGATTCGACGCTCAGCCGGTCGCTCCGCGAGATCAGGAATCGCATCGAGCCCATCAACAGGATCATGGAGGAGCTGCCGTTCTACGACGACGACCACCGCTTGCAGATCTCTCCGCGCGAGAACCAGTCCGAGGCGCGCAGACGGTTCCGCAGGGAGCTGCGTGAGGTCCGCGGTCTGATCGATGCGGCGACGAGCGATGCCGAGCGCGAGAACGTCTATCGCAGGATGAGTCGACTGATCGCCAGGATGCGTCGCACGGCCCCCGACTTCGCCGAGCTCATCGACGTGCGCAACCACGTGCGTGTGAGCGCGGAGCGGGTGCACGCCGTGACTCGGGAGCACGTCGCCCTCTACGACCACATCGGCGAGAAGTCGGGCGGTGAGTCGCAGGAGCTCGTGGCGTTCATCGTCGGAGCCGCGCTGCGCTATCAGCTGGGCGACGCCGGTGCGGAGCGTCCGCGATACGCCCCCGTGTTCATGGACGAGGCGCTGATCAAAGCAGACGCCCACTTCACGAAGAGGGCCATCGGCGCGTGGCGCGGACTGGGCTTCCAGCTCGTGATCGGTGCACCGAACGACAAGTACAGCGCGATCGAGCCGCACGTCGACGTCGAGTACGACATCCTGAAGGACACCAGGGGCAGGTCATGGGCACGGCCGAAGGTGGGGCTGCCGACGGAGGCGCCGTGA
- a CDS encoding aminotransferase class I/II-fold pyridoxal phosphate-dependent enzyme: MSDQITGTTAADIADSVRALRDRGVLRAGSPLPPVRELASLLGVNRNTAVAAYRQLAQAGLVVSRGRAGTIIAGHESVAQEGYAPDTVLRDVGTGNPDPRLIPDPSPALATVAGRPVLYGEPVIDRSLDQWARGWIAEDLRHPDFGITITSGAVDAVERLLAQALMRDDAVALEDPCFLASIHTVRLGGYRAVPVPVDDQGMTVDGLRAALDAGVRAVICTPRAQNPTGASLTATRAAELRAVLVEHPYVLVIEDDHFSMLSQRPYESLIGPDHRRFALVRSVSKFLGPDMCLAIAATDATTAERLAMRLSPGTTWVSHLLQRLTLTQLTDDAVVSQIADAREHYAARNEAFAARLRVHGLDSPVTDGLSLWIELPKPARLVAERLMRRGWLARTGDDFALGERADPSHHLRLTVHDLTDDDAETLVSDLVAAVR; encoded by the coding sequence ATGAGCGACCAGATCACCGGAACCACCGCGGCGGACATCGCCGACAGCGTGCGCGCTCTGCGTGACCGCGGCGTGCTGCGCGCAGGCAGCCCGCTGCCGCCCGTGCGCGAACTCGCCTCGCTTCTCGGCGTCAACCGCAACACGGCCGTCGCCGCATACCGTCAGCTCGCTCAAGCCGGACTCGTCGTATCCCGCGGACGCGCCGGCACGATCATCGCCGGGCATGAGTCGGTGGCTCAAGAGGGGTATGCGCCCGACACCGTTCTGCGCGACGTGGGCACGGGCAATCCCGACCCTCGCCTGATTCCGGATCCGTCGCCGGCGCTGGCGACGGTCGCCGGGCGACCTGTGCTGTACGGGGAGCCGGTGATCGATCGCAGTCTCGATCAGTGGGCACGTGGCTGGATCGCCGAGGACCTTCGTCACCCCGACTTCGGCATCACGATCACGAGCGGCGCGGTCGACGCCGTCGAACGGCTGCTCGCCCAGGCGCTGATGCGCGACGACGCCGTCGCGCTCGAAGACCCCTGCTTCCTCGCCAGCATCCACACGGTACGCCTCGGCGGATATCGGGCGGTGCCCGTGCCCGTCGACGACCAGGGGATGACGGTCGACGGTCTCCGCGCCGCCTTGGACGCCGGAGTGCGGGCCGTGATCTGCACCCCGCGCGCCCAGAACCCCACCGGCGCCAGCCTGACTGCCACCCGCGCCGCTGAACTGCGAGCCGTGCTCGTCGAGCATCCGTACGTGCTGGTCATCGAGGACGATCACTTCTCGATGCTGTCGCAACGCCCCTACGAATCCCTGATCGGCCCGGATCACCGACGCTTCGCCCTCGTGCGCTCGGTGTCGAAGTTCCTCGGACCCGACATGTGCCTCGCCATCGCCGCGACCGACGCCACCACAGCCGAGCGCCTCGCGATGCGTCTGAGCCCCGGGACCACCTGGGTGAGTCATCTGCTGCAGCGTCTCACGCTCACCCAGCTCACCGACGACGCGGTGGTCTCACAGATCGCCGACGCCCGTGAGCACTACGCCGCACGGAACGAGGCCTTCGCGGCGCGTCTGCGCGTGCACGGCCTCGACTCCCCCGTGACCGACGGCCTGAGCCTGTGGATCGAGCTGCCGAAGCCCGCACGACTGGTCGCCGAGCGGCTCATGCGGCGCGGCTGGTTGGCTCGCACCGGAGACGACTTCGCCCTGGGCGAGCGGGCGGATCCCTCCCACCACCTGCGCCTCACCGTGCACGACCTGACGGACGACGACGCCGAGACGCTCGTCAGCGACCTCGTCGCGGCCGTGCGATGA
- a CDS encoding aminotransferase class V-fold PLP-dependent enzyme produces the protein MDDIVDDDRVRGLDAAHRAALEFLGSLEDRPVWPRATLAEMLDAFGGPLPDDGLAAADVITEIASRADPGLVAIPGGRFFGFVIGGTHPAALAADWLVSTWDQNSGSALLTPTTVALERVAGRWMLDVLGLPDSASVGFVTGCQMANFTCLATARNAVLARVGWNLSEQGLREAPRIRFVVGADRHGSIDRAARFLGIGRTEISVVESDEQGRMRPEDLKAELANGAGPLIVCLQAGEVHTGAFDDFASLVPIAHEHGAWVHVDGAFGLWAAASDSLRPLTTGMSAADSWATDAHKTLNVPYDCGMAIVRDPVDSIAAFRTGGDYLIYTSLDPWDVSPELSRRARGVPAWAAMRGLGRVGISQLIDRLHENAVAMAEGLATIDGIRVLNHVGYTQVMFCLDSDVATRALGEAVLAEGTAALTGAAWRGRAALRCSMSSWATTRDDIDRTVAAIRGLVSA, from the coding sequence ATGGATGACATCGTCGACGATGACAGGGTTCGCGGACTGGATGCGGCTCACCGTGCGGCGCTGGAGTTCCTCGGGTCTCTCGAGGACAGACCGGTGTGGCCACGCGCGACCCTCGCCGAGATGCTCGACGCGTTCGGCGGCCCGCTGCCCGACGACGGCCTGGCCGCCGCTGACGTCATCACCGAGATCGCGTCGCGGGCGGATCCGGGGCTCGTCGCGATCCCCGGCGGCCGGTTCTTCGGATTCGTGATCGGCGGGACCCACCCGGCCGCCCTCGCCGCCGACTGGTTGGTCTCGACATGGGATCAGAACTCGGGCTCCGCCCTGCTCACTCCGACCACCGTGGCGCTGGAGCGCGTCGCGGGACGATGGATGCTCGACGTCCTCGGCCTGCCCGACTCCGCGAGCGTCGGTTTCGTCACCGGGTGCCAGATGGCGAACTTCACCTGCCTCGCGACCGCGCGCAACGCCGTGCTGGCCCGTGTCGGCTGGAACCTCAGCGAGCAGGGACTGCGCGAGGCGCCTCGGATCCGCTTCGTCGTGGGCGCGGATCGACATGGCTCCATCGACCGCGCGGCCCGCTTCCTCGGTATCGGTCGCACCGAGATCAGCGTCGTCGAATCGGACGAGCAAGGACGCATGCGACCGGAGGATCTGAAGGCAGAGCTCGCGAACGGCGCCGGCCCGCTCATCGTGTGCCTGCAGGCCGGCGAGGTGCACACCGGCGCATTCGACGACTTCGCATCACTCGTGCCGATCGCGCACGAGCACGGCGCCTGGGTGCATGTGGACGGGGCCTTCGGCCTGTGGGCAGCGGCGTCCGACTCGCTGCGACCGCTCACGACCGGCATGTCGGCCGCCGACTCCTGGGCGACCGATGCGCACAAGACCCTCAACGTGCCGTACGACTGCGGGATGGCGATCGTACGAGACCCTGTCGACTCGATCGCCGCCTTCCGTACCGGCGGCGACTACCTGATCTACACCAGCCTCGATCCCTGGGACGTCTCCCCCGAGCTGTCGCGTCGTGCGCGAGGCGTGCCCGCATGGGCGGCGATGCGCGGCCTCGGCCGAGTCGGGATCTCGCAGTTGATCGACAGGCTCCACGAGAACGCGGTGGCGATGGCCGAGGGTCTCGCGACGATCGACGGCATCCGCGTCCTCAATCACGTCGGCTACACGCAGGTGATGTTCTGCCTCGATTCCGACGTCGCGACGCGGGCGCTGGGCGAGGCCGTGCTCGCTGAGGGCACCGCCGCGCTGACCGGCGCCGCATGGCGGGGCCGAGCCGCACTCCGCTGCTCGATGTCGTCCTGGGCGACGACTCGAGACGACATCGACCGCACGGTCGCCGCGATCCGCGGACTCGTGTCGGCCTGA
- the pdxT gene encoding pyridoxal 5'-phosphate synthase glutaminase subunit PdxT → MAGSPRVGVLALQGDVREHAALLAGLGADVALVRRPDELAGVDGLVIPGGESSVIDKLSRAFGMQEPIRASIAAGLPVYGTCAGLILLAEDIVDGIEGQQSFGGMDISVRRNAFGRQTESFETDLDVPALGAPAVRATFIRAPIVVRVGEQVRVLASLSDGAIVAVEQGRMLGTSFHPEVDGETRFHERFLAHVVARSAAA, encoded by the coding sequence GTGGCTGGTAGCCCACGGGTCGGAGTGCTCGCACTGCAGGGCGACGTGCGCGAGCACGCCGCCCTGCTCGCGGGCCTCGGAGCCGATGTCGCGCTGGTGCGCCGCCCCGACGAGCTCGCGGGCGTCGACGGGCTCGTGATCCCCGGCGGGGAATCGAGCGTGATCGACAAGCTGTCGCGTGCATTCGGGATGCAGGAGCCCATCCGCGCGTCGATCGCTGCCGGCCTTCCCGTCTACGGGACGTGCGCGGGGCTGATCCTCCTGGCAGAGGACATCGTCGACGGCATCGAGGGGCAGCAGTCGTTCGGCGGCATGGACATCTCGGTGCGACGCAATGCGTTCGGCCGTCAGACCGAGTCCTTCGAGACCGACCTCGACGTGCCTGCGCTCGGGGCTCCGGCTGTGCGAGCGACGTTCATCCGCGCACCGATCGTCGTCCGCGTGGGGGAGCAGGTCCGGGTGCTCGCATCGCTGTCCGACGGTGCGATCGTCGCCGTGGAGCAGGGCCGGATGCTCGGCACGAGCTTCCACCCCGAGGTCGACGGCGAGACGCGATTCCACGAGCGGTTCCTCGCGCACGTCGTGGCACGATCGGCTGCCGCGTGA